From Amycolatopsis sp. cg9, one genomic window encodes:
- a CDS encoding SGNH/GDSL hydrolase family protein, producing MVILAQAVYVKRTTPRLPGAAGPTEGLVPGDGEPFRLAVLGESTVDGVGAADHEEALTGCLARELARDGRAVRWQAVGRTGANARTVRAELVPLLRPADLVVVALGVNDTIELRTAPAYRRDLLALVVELRRRFGPVDVVLAGVPPMSRFPALPRPLRDVLSARSTALDASAAALARVPGVTHLPMDPALLDPAAFASDRFHPGPAGYARWAQTLADHIR from the coding sequence ATGGTGATCCTCGCGCAGGCTGTCTACGTCAAGCGGACGACCCCGCGGCTCCCGGGTGCCGCGGGACCCACCGAAGGGCTCGTCCCCGGCGACGGCGAGCCGTTCCGGCTGGCCGTCCTCGGCGAGTCCACAGTGGACGGCGTCGGCGCGGCGGACCACGAGGAAGCGCTCACCGGCTGCCTTGCCCGCGAGCTCGCGCGCGACGGCCGGGCCGTGCGCTGGCAGGCGGTCGGGCGGACCGGCGCCAACGCCCGGACCGTCCGCGCCGAGCTGGTCCCGCTGCTGCGCCCGGCCGACCTCGTCGTGGTCGCCCTCGGCGTCAACGACACCATCGAGCTCCGGACCGCCCCGGCCTACCGCCGCGACCTCCTGGCCCTGGTCGTCGAGCTCCGGCGGCGGTTCGGCCCGGTCGACGTCGTCCTGGCCGGGGTGCCGCCGATGTCCCGCTTCCCCGCGCTGCCGCGGCCCTTGCGCGACGTCCTGTCGGCGCGGTCGACGGCGCTCGACGCGTCCGCCGCGGCCCTCGCCCGCGTCCCCGGCGTCACCCACCTCCCGATGGACCCCGCGCTGCTCGACCCCGCGGCCTTCGCCTCGGACCGCTTCCACCCCGGGCCCGCGGGCTACGCGCGGTGGGCGCAAACGCTTGCGGACCACATTCGGTGA
- a CDS encoding GbsR/MarR family transcriptional regulator, whose product MTTPDTKRDEDAVRRYVESLGLVLSQIGMQRMPARVFAALMTTDDARLTAADLASQLSVSPAAVSGAVRYLEQIGLVAKEREPGERRDHYRLYDDLWYATFLKRDRMIIMWRDAAENGIDALGEDSPAGKRLAEMRDFLSFMLVELNGMYERWHKLREEKNA is encoded by the coding sequence ATGACGACGCCTGACACGAAGCGAGATGAGGACGCCGTCCGCCGGTACGTCGAGAGCCTCGGGCTCGTGCTCTCGCAGATCGGGATGCAGCGCATGCCCGCCCGGGTGTTCGCCGCGCTGATGACCACCGACGACGCCCGGTTGACCGCCGCCGACCTGGCTTCGCAGCTCTCGGTCAGCCCGGCGGCCGTCTCGGGCGCGGTCCGCTACCTCGAACAGATCGGCCTGGTCGCCAAGGAGCGCGAGCCGGGCGAGCGCCGCGACCACTACCGCCTCTACGACGACCTCTGGTACGCCACCTTCCTCAAGCGCGACCGCATGATCATCATGTGGCGCGACGCGGCCGAAAACGGCATCGACGCCTTGGGCGAGGACTCGCCGGCCGGGAAGCGGCTCGCCGAGATGCGGGACTTCCTGTCCTTCATGCTGGTCGAGCTCAACGGCATGTACGAGCGCTGGCACAAGCTGCGCGAGGAGAAGAACGCCTAG
- a CDS encoding carboxypeptidase regulatory-like domain-containing protein: MNDLGAPGEAFSDDLILAGIGSFLDEFDPPPGDLVQRVQFALALGDLDVEVARWERLDDLAGVRGGGTGTITFTVSDLTVMINLTKMGKLHRIDGWLVPAGQYGVEVRVAEHGTSSTTADEGGRFVLDNVPRGTTQILVHLGDVTCRRTVVTPTVVL, from the coding sequence ATGAACGACCTCGGAGCGCCGGGTGAGGCCTTTTCCGATGACCTGATCCTGGCCGGGATCGGCAGCTTCCTCGACGAGTTCGACCCGCCACCGGGTGACCTGGTGCAGCGGGTCCAGTTCGCGCTCGCGCTCGGGGACCTCGACGTCGAGGTGGCCCGGTGGGAGCGGCTCGACGACCTCGCCGGGGTCCGCGGCGGCGGCACGGGCACGATCACGTTCACCGTCAGCGACCTGACGGTGATGATCAACCTGACGAAGATGGGCAAGCTGCACCGCATCGACGGCTGGCTGGTGCCGGCCGGGCAGTACGGGGTCGAGGTGCGCGTCGCCGAGCACGGCACGTCGTCGACGACCGCCGACGAAGGCGGCCGGTTCGTGCTCGACAACGTGCCGCGCGGGACGACGCAGATCCTCGTGCACCTCGGGGACGTCACGTGCCGCCGGACGGTCGTGACGCCGACCGTGGTGCTCTAA
- a CDS encoding antitoxin, whose translation MGIDFEALKGKAEEALREHNDKIEEGLDKAADFAKSKFAGHDSQIDGGVEKAKDFLNKFDDTPDNPPAR comes from the coding sequence ATGGGAATCGACTTCGAGGCGTTGAAGGGCAAGGCCGAAGAGGCCCTGCGCGAGCACAACGACAAGATCGAGGAGGGCCTCGACAAGGCGGCGGACTTCGCGAAGTCCAAGTTCGCCGGCCACGACTCGCAGATCGACGGCGGCGTCGAAAAGGCCAAGGACTTCCTCAACAAGTTCGACGACACCCCGGACAACCCGCCCGCGCGCTGA
- a CDS encoding FUSC family protein, translating into MSTPRPDLAAPHWLTQLLRSKPVPVPWNMVARAVVALAVPLAVAYAAGDIAVGALISTGALPAVLSESAGPYRYRARRLGGATLAATAGYLVGLLTGGVPALSVPAVILVAAVSALISAAGSNASVAGLQMFVFCVLGTGQHATGVRVEALFGFFCLGAAWSFLVALVSWTFRATSPERTAVAHVYVELAAMLSATDEAVSRVARHRLTTAMNTAYDQLLTARSWLSGRDAAYRQLLNLLSATTPAVEASVALVHAGRRPPREVIDHFVALSASVLASQPLPEPPPAPPEESDPRLAALYAGLVRIGKGDDRKRREPTPWYRRLRAWAGSLASGPLTWIAALRLTLCVAIAEVVGLLVPFERSYWITLTVGIVLKPDFGSVFGRAVLRGIGTLVGVGIGAVVLAAGGRGWVLVALIAIFAGGVAVGKVRNYGILSAFVTPLIILQMDLANTGSWNVVVARLVDTALGCVIVLVFGYLLWPGSRRPQVGGRLADGLDAVAKYVSCALVEASSGEARLARSRARRGAYRALADLRTAFQQVVVEPSANGRQAVAWWPVIAAQERVADAVTEVGVTIGRGVPPPDPADVELLTAALDELAAAIREQREPRSVPLPDREQLSGVVDQLESAFDAVRGPDLAERTPPRLVRRFLPYHRRT; encoded by the coding sequence GTGAGCACGCCGCGTCCCGACCTCGCCGCGCCGCACTGGCTGACCCAGCTCCTGCGCAGCAAGCCGGTCCCGGTGCCGTGGAACATGGTCGCCCGGGCCGTCGTCGCGCTGGCCGTACCGCTCGCGGTGGCGTACGCGGCGGGCGACATCGCCGTCGGCGCGCTCATCTCGACCGGCGCGCTGCCCGCCGTGCTGTCCGAATCGGCCGGGCCCTACCGCTACCGCGCGCGCCGCCTCGGCGGTGCGACCCTGGCCGCGACGGCCGGGTACCTGGTCGGGCTGCTCACCGGCGGCGTCCCGGCGCTGTCGGTGCCCGCGGTGATCCTGGTCGCCGCGGTGTCCGCGCTGATCAGCGCGGCCGGCAGCAACGCCTCCGTCGCCGGCCTGCAGATGTTCGTGTTCTGCGTGCTCGGCACCGGCCAGCACGCGACCGGCGTGCGCGTCGAAGCCCTCTTCGGTTTCTTCTGCCTCGGCGCCGCCTGGAGCTTCCTGGTCGCGCTGGTCAGCTGGACCTTCCGGGCGACCAGCCCCGAACGCACCGCCGTCGCGCACGTCTACGTCGAGCTGGCCGCGATGCTGTCCGCGACCGACGAAGCCGTCTCGCGGGTGGCCCGCCACCGGCTGACCACCGCGATGAACACCGCCTACGACCAGCTGCTCACTGCGCGCTCGTGGCTGTCCGGCCGCGACGCCGCCTACCGCCAGCTGCTCAACCTGCTGTCGGCCACGACCCCCGCGGTCGAGGCGTCGGTGGCACTGGTCCACGCCGGGCGCCGCCCACCGCGGGAGGTCATCGACCACTTCGTCGCGCTGTCGGCATCGGTGCTGGCCAGCCAGCCGCTGCCGGAACCGCCGCCGGCGCCGCCGGAGGAAAGCGATCCGCGGCTCGCCGCGCTGTACGCGGGCCTGGTCCGGATCGGCAAGGGCGACGACCGCAAGCGCCGCGAGCCGACGCCCTGGTACCGGCGCCTGCGGGCGTGGGCGGGGTCGTTGGCGTCCGGCCCGCTGACCTGGATCGCCGCGCTGCGGCTGACCCTCTGCGTCGCGATCGCCGAGGTCGTCGGCCTGCTGGTGCCGTTCGAGCGGTCCTACTGGATCACGCTGACCGTCGGGATCGTGCTCAAGCCCGACTTCGGCTCGGTCTTCGGCCGCGCGGTGCTGCGCGGCATCGGCACGCTCGTGGGCGTCGGGATCGGGGCCGTGGTGCTCGCGGCGGGCGGGCGCGGCTGGGTGCTGGTCGCACTGATCGCGATCTTCGCCGGCGGCGTCGCGGTCGGGAAGGTGCGCAACTACGGCATCCTCAGCGCGTTCGTGACGCCGCTGATCATCCTGCAGATGGACCTGGCCAACACCGGCAGCTGGAACGTCGTGGTGGCGCGGCTGGTCGACACCGCGCTCGGCTGCGTGATCGTGCTGGTCTTCGGCTACCTGCTGTGGCCGGGCAGCCGCCGTCCCCAGGTCGGCGGGCGGCTGGCCGACGGGCTGGACGCCGTCGCGAAGTACGTCTCGTGCGCGCTCGTCGAGGCGTCTTCGGGGGAGGCCCGGCTGGCGCGGTCGCGGGCCCGGCGTGGCGCCTACCGCGCGCTGGCGGACCTGCGGACGGCGTTCCAGCAGGTCGTCGTGGAGCCGTCGGCGAACGGCCGCCAGGCGGTGGCGTGGTGGCCGGTGATCGCCGCGCAGGAACGCGTCGCGGACGCGGTCACCGAGGTCGGCGTGACGATCGGGCGCGGGGTACCGCCGCCGGACCCGGCCGACGTCGAGCTGCTCACGGCCGCGCTGGACGAGCTGGCGGCCGCGATCCGCGAGCAGCGCGAACCGCGGTCGGTGCCGCTGCCGGACCGCGAGCAGCTCTCCGGCGTGGTCGACCAGCTGGAGTCGGCGTTCGACGCCGTCCGCGGCCCCGACCTGGCCGAACGCACCCCGCCGCGGCTCGTCCGGCGGTTCCTGCCCTACCACAGGCGCACGTGA
- a CDS encoding RNA polymerase sigma factor: MTDVQTTEVDPPWEGLTGAELHAACMQAARDGDRRAMDRLVAELTPLVWHVARANGLDRSVAEDVVQTVWLALFSQLGKLRDPKALAAWLITTTRREATHPFGRRIQPVPLSDEVADAMPSTQPAPEDEAVRADRDRRVWRAFVRLPQRCQELLRLTVLAGRAEYQLVAEALRMPRGSVGPTRGRCLDQMRDLLVSEGGSR; the protein is encoded by the coding sequence GTGACCGACGTGCAAACCACAGAGGTGGACCCGCCGTGGGAGGGTCTGACCGGCGCCGAGCTGCACGCCGCGTGCATGCAGGCCGCGCGGGACGGTGACCGCCGGGCGATGGACCGCCTCGTCGCCGAACTCACCCCGCTTGTGTGGCACGTCGCCCGCGCCAACGGCCTCGACCGCTCGGTCGCCGAAGACGTCGTCCAGACCGTGTGGCTCGCCCTCTTCAGCCAGCTCGGCAAGCTCCGTGATCCCAAGGCCCTCGCCGCCTGGTTGATCACCACCACCCGCCGCGAGGCCACCCACCCGTTCGGCCGCCGCATCCAGCCCGTGCCGTTGAGCGACGAGGTCGCCGACGCGATGCCGAGCACCCAACCGGCCCCCGAAGACGAAGCCGTCCGCGCCGACCGCGACCGCCGGGTCTGGCGCGCCTTCGTCCGGCTGCCCCAACGCTGTCAGGAACTGCTCCGGCTGACCGTGCTCGCGGGTCGGGCGGAATACCAGCTCGTCGCCGAGGCGCTGCGCATGCCACGCGGCAGTGTCGGACCGACCAGAGGACGCTGCCTCGACCAGATGCGCGACCTCCTCGTCAGTGAAGGGGGAAGCCGATGA
- a CDS encoding FAD-dependent oxidoreductase: MTPYPTLLSPLDLGFTTLRNRVLMGSMHTGLEDKASHFPELAEYYAERARGGVGLIVTGGFAPNKTGWLLPLASKLTTSAEAKQHRQLTAPVHEAGGKIALQVLHAGRYAYHPLSVSASSIKAPINPFRPRALTGHGVRKQIDAFANCAALAREAGYDGVEIMGSEGYLINQFLAERTNKRSDAWGGTPEKRRRFAVEIVKRTREKVGEDFIIVYRLSMLDLVPGGQRWEDVVALAKEVEAAGATIINTGIGWHEARVPTIVTSVPRAAFTWVTGKLKPHVGIPVVTSNRINMPQVAEEALSSGDADLVSMARPFLADPEWIRKAETGREDEINTCIACNQACLDHAFKRKLVSCMVNPRAGHETTLTLSPTRRQKHVAVVGAGPAGLSAATALAERGHRVELFEADDEIGGQFGIARKIPGKEEFAETIRYYQRRLEVTGVKLHLGTRAKATDLAGFDEVVLATGVAPRVPSLPGIDHPKVLSYVDVVKHGKPVGARVAVIGAGGIGVDVSEFLTHADSPALDLDAWMAEWGVTDPETAPGGLAERKPEPSPRQVYLLQRKKTGIGSGLGKTSGWVHRAALKAKRVEQLPGVSYDRVDDEGLHITVDGTPRLLEVDTVVVCAGQEPVRDLADELRAAGLPVHLIGGADVAAELDAKRAIDQGTRLAASL; this comes from the coding sequence ATGACCCCGTACCCGACCTTGCTCTCGCCGCTGGACCTCGGCTTCACGACGCTGCGCAACCGCGTCCTGATGGGCTCGATGCACACCGGCCTCGAGGACAAGGCCTCCCACTTCCCCGAGCTCGCCGAGTACTACGCCGAACGCGCCCGCGGCGGGGTCGGGCTGATCGTCACCGGCGGGTTCGCGCCGAACAAGACCGGCTGGCTGCTGCCGCTCGCGTCCAAGCTGACGACGTCCGCCGAGGCGAAGCAGCACCGGCAGCTCACGGCTCCCGTGCACGAGGCCGGCGGCAAGATCGCGCTGCAGGTCCTGCACGCGGGCCGGTACGCCTACCACCCGCTGAGCGTGTCCGCGTCGAGCATCAAGGCGCCGATCAACCCGTTCCGGCCGCGCGCGTTGACCGGCCACGGCGTCCGCAAGCAGATCGACGCCTTCGCGAACTGCGCCGCTCTCGCGCGCGAAGCGGGCTACGACGGCGTCGAGATCATGGGCTCCGAGGGCTACCTGATCAACCAGTTCCTGGCCGAGCGCACCAACAAGCGCAGCGACGCCTGGGGCGGCACGCCGGAGAAGCGCCGCCGGTTCGCCGTCGAGATCGTCAAGCGCACCAGGGAAAAGGTCGGCGAGGACTTCATCATCGTCTACCGGCTCTCCATGCTCGACCTCGTCCCGGGCGGCCAGCGCTGGGAAGACGTCGTCGCGCTCGCCAAGGAGGTCGAGGCCGCCGGGGCCACCATCATCAACACCGGCATCGGCTGGCACGAAGCCCGCGTGCCGACGATCGTCACGTCGGTGCCGCGCGCCGCGTTCACCTGGGTGACCGGGAAGCTCAAGCCGCACGTCGGGATCCCGGTCGTCACGTCGAACCGGATCAACATGCCGCAGGTCGCCGAGGAGGCGTTGAGCAGCGGCGACGCCGATCTCGTGTCGATGGCGCGGCCGTTCCTCGCCGACCCGGAGTGGATCCGGAAGGCCGAGACCGGCCGCGAGGACGAGATCAACACCTGCATCGCCTGCAACCAGGCCTGCCTCGACCACGCGTTCAAGCGCAAGCTGGTGTCCTGCATGGTCAACCCGCGCGCCGGCCACGAAACCACGCTGACGCTGTCGCCGACGCGGCGGCAGAAGCACGTCGCCGTCGTCGGGGCCGGGCCTGCGGGGCTGTCCGCCGCGACCGCGCTCGCCGAGCGCGGGCACCGCGTCGAGCTGTTCGAAGCCGACGACGAGATCGGCGGCCAGTTCGGCATCGCGCGGAAGATCCCCGGCAAGGAGGAGTTCGCCGAGACCATCCGCTACTACCAGCGGCGCCTCGAAGTCACCGGTGTGAAGCTGCACCTCGGCACCCGCGCGAAAGCCACCGACCTCGCCGGCTTCGACGAGGTCGTGCTCGCCACCGGCGTCGCGCCGCGCGTGCCGTCGCTGCCCGGGATCGACCACCCGAAGGTGCTGTCCTACGTCGACGTCGTGAAGCACGGCAAGCCGGTCGGCGCGCGGGTCGCGGTGATCGGGGCCGGCGGCATCGGCGTCGACGTCAGCGAATTCCTCACGCACGCGGACTCGCCGGCCCTAGACCTCGACGCGTGGATGGCCGAGTGGGGCGTCACCGACCCGGAGACCGCGCCGGGCGGGCTCGCCGAACGGAAGCCCGAGCCGTCGCCGCGGCAGGTGTACCTGCTGCAGCGCAAGAAGACCGGGATCGGTTCCGGGCTCGGCAAGACCTCGGGCTGGGTGCACCGGGCCGCGCTCAAGGCCAAGCGCGTCGAGCAGCTCCCCGGCGTCAGCTACGACCGGGTCGACGACGAGGGCCTGCACATCACCGTCGACGGCACCCCGCGGCTGCTGGAAGTCGACACGGTCGTCGTCTGCGCCGGTCAAGAGCCCGTGCGGGACCTCGCGGACGAACTGCGCGCCGCCGGGCTCCCGGTGCACCTCATCGGCGGGGCCGACGTCGCCGCGGAACTCGACGCGAAACGCGCGATCGACCAGGGAACGAGGCTCGCCGCATCGCTGTAG
- a CDS encoding NAD(P)-dependent oxidoreductase, protein MRITVLGATGGVGGEVVKQASERGWHVTAVVRDPAKLRLPAEVVVAGLHEQGKLAAAFDGRDAVLSALGSRDRKPTTVCADGARAALEAGVKRLLVVSAAGLDTDGDGMFTRTLVKPLLDAVLKHGYADMRAMEDLVMASAADWTVVRPPMLLNGPRTGVVKSRLDGNVRGSYTIRRADVAAYLLDAVADPTLIRAKVSIAHG, encoded by the coding sequence ATGCGGATCACCGTTCTGGGCGCGACCGGCGGCGTCGGCGGCGAGGTCGTCAAGCAGGCTTCGGAGCGCGGCTGGCACGTCACGGCCGTCGTGCGCGACCCCGCCAAGCTGCGGCTGCCCGCCGAGGTCGTCGTCGCCGGCCTGCACGAGCAGGGGAAGCTGGCGGCCGCGTTCGACGGCCGGGACGCGGTGCTCTCCGCGCTCGGCTCCCGGGATCGCAAGCCGACGACGGTCTGCGCCGACGGCGCCCGCGCCGCGCTCGAAGCCGGGGTCAAGCGCCTGCTGGTGGTCAGCGCCGCCGGGCTGGACACCGACGGGGACGGCATGTTCACCCGCACGCTCGTGAAGCCGCTGCTCGACGCGGTCCTCAAGCACGGGTACGCGGACATGCGCGCGATGGAGGACCTGGTCATGGCCAGTGCGGCGGACTGGACCGTCGTCCGGCCGCCGATGCTGCTCAACGGGCCGCGCACCGGCGTCGTGAAGAGCCGCCTCGACGGCAACGTGCGCGGCAGCTACACGATCCGGCGCGCCGACGTCGCCGCGTACCTGCTCGACGCCGTGGCGGACCCCACGCTGATCAGGGCGAAGGTTTCCATCGCCCACGGCTAG
- a CDS encoding TetR/AcrR family transcriptional regulator, with product MGSREEIVAAAAKVMREQGYAHATTKVIAQTAGYSEAMLYKHFRDKTDLFLSVLGEELPALGAALGELTADPGRASLRDNLTRVARLGLAFYLEGFPIAVSVFSSRELLRSHRERLGEHGPRVLLDGVAGYLRAEVSLGRVKAGTDVEAAASLLLGACFQQAFLATFEEREPADLAGRLADTLLAAL from the coding sequence ATGGGAAGCCGCGAAGAGATCGTCGCCGCGGCCGCGAAGGTGATGCGCGAGCAGGGCTACGCCCACGCGACGACCAAGGTCATCGCGCAGACCGCGGGGTACTCGGAAGCGATGCTCTACAAGCACTTCCGCGACAAGACCGACCTGTTCCTCAGCGTGCTGGGCGAGGAGCTGCCCGCGCTGGGAGCGGCACTGGGCGAGCTCACCGCGGATCCGGGGCGGGCGTCGCTGCGGGACAACCTCACCCGGGTTGCGCGGCTCGGCCTGGCGTTCTACCTCGAGGGGTTCCCGATCGCGGTTTCGGTGTTCTCCTCGCGCGAGCTGCTGCGGTCCCACCGGGAGCGGCTGGGCGAGCACGGCCCGCGGGTGCTGCTCGACGGCGTCGCGGGCTACCTGCGGGCCGAGGTTTCACTGGGCCGGGTCAAGGCCGGCACGGACGTCGAGGCGGCCGCGTCCCTGCTGCTGGGCGCCTGTTTCCAGCAGGCGTTCCTGGCGACGTTCGAAGAGCGCGAGCCCGCCGATCTCGCCGGCCGGCTCGCGGACACGCTGCTCGCCGCGCTCTAG
- a CDS encoding PadR family transcriptional regulator, with amino-acid sequence MALEHAILVSLSERAGSGYELTRRFEKSIGLFWSATHQQIYRVLKRMEEAGWVAVDVVAQSGRPDKKVYTVSADGRAELVRWLAEPDPGAGPVELAVKIRGATFGDPAKVAEEIVRHRDQHAERLDVYRQIEKRDFPAPAALHGRHLHQYLVLRGGIRVEEGQVEWFDEVLAALHHPKDA; translated from the coding sequence ATGGCATTGGAGCACGCGATCCTCGTCTCGCTGTCCGAGCGCGCCGGTTCGGGCTACGAGCTCACGCGCCGCTTCGAGAAGTCGATCGGGCTCTTCTGGAGCGCCACCCACCAGCAGATCTACCGCGTGCTGAAGCGGATGGAAGAGGCCGGCTGGGTGGCCGTCGACGTCGTCGCGCAGTCGGGGCGGCCGGACAAGAAGGTCTACACGGTCAGCGCCGACGGCCGCGCCGAACTCGTCCGCTGGCTGGCCGAGCCCGACCCGGGCGCCGGTCCGGTCGAACTCGCCGTGAAGATCCGCGGCGCCACCTTCGGCGATCCGGCGAAGGTCGCCGAAGAGATCGTCCGGCACCGCGACCAGCACGCCGAACGCCTCGACGTCTACCGCCAGATCGAGAAGCGCGACTTCCCCGCGCCCGCGGCCCTCCACGGCCGGCACCTGCACCAGTACCTGGTCCTGCGCGGCGGCATCCGCGTCGAAGAGGGCCAGGTCGAGTGGTTCGACGAAGTCCTCGCCGCCCTCCACCACCCCAAGGACGCCTGA
- a CDS encoding SRPBCC family protein, translated as MGRKYSFEVNRTSTAPPEALFAREAEGPRWAEWGKPLIVQARWKRPGPGVGAVREVGLWPVLIREETVEYEPGRKHVYTFFGANPIKDYRAEVLLTPTADGGTHLRWTGSFTEPVKGSGPALAAGLRAVIRLFSGKLVKAAETGR; from the coding sequence GTGGGCCGCAAGTACTCCTTCGAGGTCAACCGCACGAGCACGGCGCCACCCGAAGCGCTGTTCGCCCGGGAGGCCGAGGGCCCGCGCTGGGCGGAGTGGGGAAAGCCACTCATCGTGCAGGCCCGCTGGAAGCGGCCGGGCCCCGGTGTCGGCGCCGTCCGCGAGGTCGGGCTGTGGCCGGTGCTGATCCGCGAAGAGACGGTCGAATACGAGCCCGGCCGCAAGCACGTCTACACGTTCTTCGGCGCCAACCCGATCAAGGACTACCGGGCCGAGGTACTGCTCACCCCCACCGCCGACGGCGGTACGCACCTGCGGTGGACGGGGTCGTTCACCGAGCCGGTCAAGGGCAGCGGCCCGGCGCTGGCCGCCGGCTTGCGCGCGGTGATCCGGCTGTTCTCGGGCAAGCTCGTCAAGGCGGCCGAAACCGGGCGCTGA
- a CDS encoding polysaccharide deacetylase family protein — translation MAAIVVAAALALTACSASEPDQREFGTSQPNPAPGGGPGATTPGPYPFGTVQQKAPAVENGQVPVVKRITTDKPYVFLTMDDGAVKDPDALKLMQQNGTHPVLFLNQKYVKGHEAYFKQILDATGATLGDHTVDHPNLKGKPYEFQRKEICEDADDFQASLGVRPALFRPPFGNYDQNTLRAAAACGMRAAVLWTAAVNDGHVQFQAGDKLKPGDIVLMHFRKTFKEDYTAFVEQAKKDGLTPVPLADFLG, via the coding sequence ATGGCGGCGATCGTCGTCGCGGCGGCACTGGCGCTGACAGCGTGCTCGGCGAGCGAGCCGGACCAGCGGGAGTTCGGCACCAGCCAGCCGAACCCGGCGCCGGGTGGCGGCCCGGGCGCGACGACACCGGGTCCGTACCCGTTCGGCACGGTCCAGCAGAAGGCGCCCGCGGTCGAGAACGGCCAGGTTCCCGTGGTCAAGCGGATCACCACCGACAAGCCGTACGTCTTCCTCACCATGGACGACGGCGCCGTGAAGGACCCGGACGCGCTGAAGCTGATGCAGCAGAACGGCACCCACCCGGTGCTGTTCCTCAACCAGAAGTACGTGAAGGGCCACGAGGCCTACTTCAAGCAGATCCTCGACGCCACCGGCGCGACGCTCGGCGACCACACGGTCGACCACCCGAACCTCAAGGGCAAGCCGTACGAGTTCCAGCGCAAGGAGATCTGCGAGGACGCCGACGACTTCCAGGCGTCGCTCGGGGTCCGGCCGGCGCTGTTCCGGCCGCCGTTCGGCAACTACGACCAGAACACGCTGCGCGCGGCGGCCGCGTGCGGGATGCGCGCCGCGGTGCTGTGGACCGCCGCGGTCAACGACGGGCACGTCCAGTTCCAGGCCGGCGACAAGCTCAAGCCGGGTGACATCGTGCTGATGCACTTCCGGAAGACGTTCAAAGAGGACTACACGGCGTTCGTCGAGCAGGCGAAGAAGGACGGGCTCACCCCCGTCCCCCTGGCCGACTTCCTCGGTTAG
- a CDS encoding prephenate dehydrogenase — MIGLGLIGGSLLRAAAASGRTAFGAAVSEGDADAASRAGYDVTTDVEAALHRAAADDALVVLAVPLPAVEDLLRLVNQHASHCLLTDVTSVKAPVLDAVRRRVPYTRYVGGHPMAGTSNSGWLAGDATLFQGAAWVVAVEDDTDLEAWAEVAALVLDIGAHVVPLPAESHDEAVARISHLPHLFAAILATIGAEGGPLAMSLAAGSYRDGTRVAGSNPHLVRAMTEGNRDALLPIVDEALGRLGAARGSLASTGGLAATINAGYEGAQALAANLDAERAGVRISLAAPDARQGLIALGERGGRITGLSDGIATGEVQ; from the coding sequence GTGATCGGGCTCGGGCTGATCGGCGGGTCGCTGTTGCGTGCGGCCGCCGCCAGCGGCCGCACGGCGTTCGGCGCCGCGGTTTCCGAAGGGGACGCCGACGCGGCCAGCAGAGCGGGTTACGACGTCACGACCGACGTCGAAGCCGCGCTGCACCGGGCCGCCGCCGACGACGCGCTGGTCGTGCTCGCGGTGCCGCTCCCGGCCGTCGAAGACCTGCTGCGCCTGGTCAACCAGCACGCGTCGCACTGCCTGCTCACCGACGTGACCAGCGTGAAAGCGCCGGTCCTGGACGCGGTCCGGCGCCGCGTGCCGTACACGCGGTACGTCGGCGGGCACCCGATGGCCGGGACGTCGAACTCGGGCTGGCTGGCCGGGGACGCCACGCTGTTCCAGGGCGCCGCCTGGGTCGTCGCCGTCGAGGACGACACCGACCTCGAGGCCTGGGCCGAGGTCGCCGCGCTCGTGCTCGACATCGGGGCGCACGTCGTGCCGCTGCCGGCGGAGTCGCACGACGAGGCCGTCGCCCGGATTTCGCACCTGCCGCACCTGTTCGCGGCCATCCTGGCCACGATCGGCGCCGAGGGCGGCCCGCTCGCGATGTCGCTCGCGGCCGGGTCCTACCGGGACGGCACGCGGGTCGCGGGCTCGAACCCGCACCTCGTGCGCGCGATGACCGAAGGCAACCGGGACGCGCTGCTGCCGATCGTCGACGAAGCCCTCGGCCGGCTCGGTGCCGCGCGCGGCTCGCTCGCGTCGACCGGTGGGCTGGCGGCCACGATCAACGCGGGTTACGAGGGCGCGCAGGCCCTCGCCGCCAACCTGGACGCCGAACGCGCGGGCGTCCGGATCAGCCTGGCGGCGCCGGACGCCCGGCAGGGCCTGATCGCGCTCGGCGAGCGCGGCGGCCGGATCACCGGGCTGTCCGACGGGATCGCCACCGGCGAGGTCCAGTAG